A region of the Pantoea alfalfae genome:
GCGCGGCATGGTGCTGACCGGTGGTGGTGCGTTACTGCGCAACCTGGATCGCCTGCTGATGGAAGAGACGGGTATTCCGGTTGTTGTTGCTGAAGATCCGCTGACCTGTGTGGCTCGCGGTGGCGGCAAGGCGCTGGAAATGATCGACATGCATGGCGGCGATTTGTTCAGCGAAGAATAATTGCCTCAACCGGCTGAGAACGCAATGATCATGCGAGGGAGTGACATGTGAACCGGCGAAATGTGTGCCGGTACAGTGCGTTCAGCCCAGGGAAGCACGGTGTTTGGCCGTCGCTTCCTCTCCTGTTGTCGAGGATCACGCAGATTATATGAAGCCGATTTTTAGCAGGGGACCTTCCCTGCAGTTGCGTCTTTTCCTGGCGGTCATCGTGGCAATTGCCATTATTGTTGCCGACAGCCGTGTGAGCTCTTTCACCCAAATACGCAACTATCTGGATACGTCGGTCAGTCCGTTTTACTTCCTGGCTAATGGGCCACGTCAGCTGCTGGATGGCGTGTCAGAGTCGCTGGCGTCGCGTCAGCAGCTGGAGCAGGAAAACAAAGCGTTACGTCGTGAGCTCTTCCTGAAAAACAGTAACCTGCTAATGCTGGGGCAATATAAGCAGGAAAACGCACGCCTGCGTGAACTGCTGGGTTCACCGCTGCGTCAGGATGAGCAAAAGATGGTGACGCAGGTAATCTCTACCGGCACCGATCCTTACACCGACCAGGTGGTGATCGACAAAGGCAGCGTTAACGGTGTCTATGAAGGTCAACCGGTCATCAGTGATAAAGGCGTGGTCGGTCAGGTTATCGCCGTCGGACAGCTCACCAGCCGTGTTCTGCTGATCTGCGATGCGTCACATGCGCTGCCTATTCAGGTGTTGCGTAATGACATTCGTGTGATTGCCGCGGGTAACGGCTGTACTGAAGATCTCCAGCTTGAGCATCTGCCGGGTAATACGGACATTCGGGTCGGCGATGTGCTGGTGACGTCAGGTATCGGTGGTCGTTTCCCTGAGGGGTATCCGGTGGGCGTGGTCTCCTCAGTGAAAGTGGATACGCAGCGCGCTTATACGGTGATTCAGGCGCATCCGACCGCGGGTCTGCAGCGTCTGCGTTATCTGCTGCTGCTGTGGGGCGCGGATCGTAATGGCGATATGCCGCTGCCGCAGGATGAAGTTCATCGCGTTGCGAATGAGCGTCTGATGCAGATGATGCCGCAGGTCTTACCGCCTGCGGGTGAAATGGGCCCGCCTGCGCCTGCCGCACAGATGGGGCCGCCTGCTCCATCAACAGGCAGCAGTGGCAGTAGCGGACAGAACAACTCCTCGCGTTCACGCGGGGGGCAGCCTTGAGTCGATATCGCAGCCAGGGACGTTGGGTCATCTGGCTCTCTTTCCTGGTCGCGTTAGTTCTGCAGATCATGCCATGGCCGGATGAAATTTATATGTTCCGGCCTTCGTGGCTGCTGCTCATCCTTATCTACTGGGTTCTTGCACTGCCGCATCGGGTCAACGTCGGCAGCGGATTTATGCTGGGTGCCATCATGGATCTGATTGCCGGGTCCACGCTTGGCGTACGTGCGCTGGCG
Encoded here:
- the mreC gene encoding rod shape-determining protein MreC — translated: MKPIFSRGPSLQLRLFLAVIVAIAIIVADSRVSSFTQIRNYLDTSVSPFYFLANGPRQLLDGVSESLASRQQLEQENKALRRELFLKNSNLLMLGQYKQENARLRELLGSPLRQDEQKMVTQVISTGTDPYTDQVVIDKGSVNGVYEGQPVISDKGVVGQVIAVGQLTSRVLLICDASHALPIQVLRNDIRVIAAGNGCTEDLQLEHLPGNTDIRVGDVLVTSGIGGRFPEGYPVGVVSSVKVDTQRAYTVIQAHPTAGLQRLRYLLLLWGADRNGDMPLPQDEVHRVANERLMQMMPQVLPPAGEMGPPAPAAQMGPPAPSTGSSGSSGQNNSSRSRGGQP